The Streptomyces noursei ATCC 11455 sequence GCGCCCTTGTCGAGCCGGAGGGCGTCGGGGCTGGCCACGCCGCCGGGGAGGACCAGGGCGTCGAAGTCGGCGACCGACGCCGCGTCCACGGTCCGGTCGACGGGGAAGGTGTCGGCCTTGTCGAGGTGGTGGAACGCCTGGATCCGGCCCGACCTGGTGGAGATCAGCGTGGGGGTGCCTCCCGCGGCGAGGACCGCCTGCCAGGGCTCGGTCAGCTCGATCTGTTCGGCGCCCGCGGGGGCCACCAGAAACGCCACCTGCATGGTGCGCTCACTTCCCTTCATCCGGGCGGCCGGATGGCCGGACGGGGCCGGAAACCGCCGGTCGGTCGGTGGGACGTGCCCCTACCGACCGACCATAGCGGGAGGAACGGGGCGGCTCATCCGCTGGTGCGCGGCGGCCCCGGGCGGCCCGCGCCGCCCCGCGGGTCAGGCGGGCGGGGGCGAGGCCGCGGTGGCCGCCCCCGCCCCGTCGACCCCCTCCAGCTCGCGCTCGCTCTCGGCGACCGCCGCCGCCTCCGCCGCCCGGTCGAGGTTGCGGCCGAGCAGGTAGTACAGGCCGCCGCCGACCAGCAGGCCCGGGACGAAGGCCAGGTCCGCGCCGCCCAGCGCCTTGGTCACCGGGCCGGTATAGAAGGACGTGGAGAAGAACGGGATCATCGCGACGAAGCCCGCGACGTAGGCGGCGATACCGCGCCAGGACCAGCGGCCGTAGATGCCGGCCGGGTCGAAGATCGCGGTGACCGCGTAGTGGCCGCGCCGGACCCAGTAGAAGTCGACCAGGTTGACCGCCGTCCACGGGATCAGGAAGTAGAGCATCATCAGCACGAAGGTGTTGAAGCTCTCCAGGTAGTTCTCCGGGAGCAGCATCGCCACGGTGAAGACGATCAGGCCGATGGCCACGATGCCGGCGATCCGGATCCGGACGGTCGGCTTGACCGCGCGGAAGGCGTCGATCGCGCTGGTGGTGGTGAGCATCGCGCCGTAGGCGTTGACGGCCATGATGCCGACCAGGGCGACGGAGGAGACGACCACCGCGAAGGTGCCGAAGCCGGGGATGATCGCGTTGCCGACCTGACGGATGCCGCTGATCGCGTCCGGGTGCGGCAGCGCCGAGGCGAGCAGGGCGCCCAGCGACATCAGCCAGGCGGCGGAGCCGGCCGCGCCCGCGTAGGTCCACCAGATGACCTTGCGCGCGGAGACGTCGCGGGGCAGGTAGCGGGAGTAGTCCGAGACGTAGACGGCGTAGCTGATCTGGTAGCCGGCCGCGGCGGAGAAGACGACCAGGAACGACGTCCAGGAGCCGTGCGCGGCGTGCCCGGCGGCCGCGGAGTGCGGGTCGAGCTGGATCAGCGCGCCGACGGTCAGCACGCCGAAGACCGCGATCAGCACGTAGGTGAGCCAGCGCTGGACGAGGTGCAGCAGGTCGTGGCCGACGACGGCGAGCACGATGGCGACGCCGATGATCAGCACGTACCAGAGGGTGGTGCCGCCGGGGAAGACGGTCCGCAGGCCCTGCGCGGCCAGGACGACGTTGAAGACGTTGAAGCCGACGTAGACGAAGACCACCGCGGCGAACGGGACGATCGCGCCGCGGATGCCGAACTGGGCCCGCGACTGGATCATCTGCGGCAGCCCCATCCGCGGGCCCTGGTTGGCGTGGAAGGCCATGAAGAAGGTGCCGAAGCAGGCGCCGAGGACGACCGCCGCCACGGAGGCGGGCAGGCTCAGGCCGAGAGCCGGGCCGAGGAAGCCGGTGACCATCGTGGTCAGCACGAAGTTGCCGGTGAACCAGAAGGGGCCCTGGTGCCACACCTTCCCGTGCCGCTCGCGGACGGGTACGTAGTCGATGGAGCGGACCTCGATCATGCGGGAGCCTCGCCCCTCGCTCGTGCCTTCCACAGGTGCCGTGGGATCCATGGGTTACTCCTCGGACATGGCGACAGGGTGTGCGGGGACGGCGCCGCGGGAGGCCGCCGGGGAACTGCGGACTCCGCGGTGGTGTGAACCTAGGCGCCCGGCCGCCGGGACTCGATCGCCCGATCGTCCATTCGATAGATATGTGGTGGACACTATGTCTATGCCCTTGCGTATCTCGGACCTGCTGGCCCGGCCCGGCCTGCATCTGGCCCTCACCTACGACGTGCCGCCCGAGCTGCTGTCCCGCACCATCGAGGCGGCGACCGTCTCCGACCTCCTGGTCCCGGGGAAGTGGCTGCAGGGCGGCGAGCTGCTGATGACGATCGGGCTGCTGCTGCCGATGGAGCCGGCGGCCTGCCGGGCCTACGTCCGCGACGTGGCCGAGGGCGGCGCGGCCTGCCTGGCACTCGGGCTGGGGCACGGACTGCCCTACCAGGAGGCACCGGAGCCGCTGGTCACGGCGGCGCGGGAGGCGGGGCTGCCGCTGCTGACGGTGCCGGACGAGGTGCCGTTCATCGCGGTCACCAAGGCGGTCTTCGACGCCCGGGCCACCGAGCAGCAAGAGGTGCTGCACCGGGCGTTCGCCACCCAGCGGCGGCTGACCGCGGCGGCGGCGACCAGCGACGGCCTGCAGCCGATGCTGGAGGAGTGGACGGCCGCCACCGGGATCGGCGCCACGGTCCTCGATCCGCTGGGCCGGCAGCTGGCCACCGCCGAGCAGGAGCCGCCCACGCCCCTGGAACACGCCCACGACCTGGTCGAACGGGTCGCCGCACGGGGGCTGCGGGGCAGCGCGACCAGCACCGCCGGCGGCCGGCAGCTGGAGGTGCAGCCGCTCGGCGCCCGCCGGCTGCGCGGCCTGCTGCTGCTCGCCGGCCGCCCGGACGACGCCGCCCGGTCCGTCGTCCCGGGACTGATCTCGCTGCTCTCCCTGGAGCTGGAGCGGCGCCATCTGCGGGACGAGCCGGAGCGCCGCCGGCGGTCCGCGCTGCTGTCGGAGCTGCTGGCCGACGAGGAGCTGGCGGCGGACCGGGCCCGGGACATGCTGGCCTCGGTGGGGCTGTCCGCGGAGCGGGTACGGGCGGTCGTCGTGGAGAGCGCGCCCGCCACGGGGGCGGGCGGCGGCCCCGCGCCGGTCGGGCCGTCGGAGGGCGCGGCCCAGGAGACGGCGGCCGATCTGGCGCTGGCGATGCCCGGTGGGCTGGTGCGGGTGACCGGAGGTCCGGGGCCCGGGTCGGCGCCGCTGATCGAGGCGGTGGTGGGTGAGGAGCTGGACATCCACGCGGTGCTCGGGCGGTTCGCGCCGCACTGCCCGGCGGGCATCGGCCCGGCGACCGCGCCGGAGGCGGTCCGGGTGTCGTTGCGGCAGGCGACCGGGCTGCTGGCGGTCAGCCGGACCAGCGGCGCGCCCGTGGAGGCCCGGCAGAGCGAGGCCGCCCGGCTGCTGCTGGGGCTGGGCGACCGGCGGACGCTGCACGGCTACGCCGACACCGTGCTGGGCCCGCTGGACCTGGCCGAGCACGGCGAGGAGCTGATCGCCACCCTCTCCGCCTGGCTGGAGACCGGCGGTGCCTGGGACGCCACCAGCCGCCGGCTCGGCGTCCACCGGCACACCGTGCGCAACCGTCTGGACAAGGCGATGGACCTCACCGGGCGGCGCCTGGAGGACCCCGACGACCGCTTCGACCTGTGGCTCGCCACCCGGATCCGGCGCGGCGGCGCCCCCCTGCCCGGGAGCCGGTGACGGCCGGGCGCGCGGGCCCGGCGGGCCGGCGGCACAGCTGTTGGATCATGGAAGTCGCTTCACTCTCCCCGCGTCACCGTCTTTACTGCTGAGGTGACCTACGAGATCCGCACCTTCGCCCCCGGCGCCCAACACGCCACCGCCGGGCCGGCCCCCGCCTCGCGCGAGGGCCGGCTGGTGGCCGTCAGTGACCTGCATGTCCGGTACGAGGAGAACCGCGACATCGTCGAGCGGTTGCGACCGGAATCCGACGACGACTGGCTGCTGGTCGCCGGCGACGTCGGGGAGTACTCCGAGGACATCCGGTGGGCACTCGGCCTGCTGAGCGAACGGTTCGCCAAGGTGATCTGGGTGCCCGGCAACCACGAGCTGTGGACGCCCGCACAGGACCCTCTCCAGCTGCGCGGGGTGGCCCGCTACGAGCATCTGGTGGAGATGTGCCGGGAGTTGGGGGTGATCACCCCTGAGGACCCCTATCCGATCTGGGAGGGCGCGGGCGGCCCGGTCGTCATCGCACCGCTGTTCCTGCTCTACGACTACTCCTTCCGGATGCCCGGCGCGAGCTCCAAGGAGGAGGCCCTGGCGATCGCCGAGAAGGCCGGGATCGTCTGCACCGACGAGTACTTCCTCCACCCCGACCCCCATCCGTCCCGCGAGGCGTGGTGCCGGGCCCGGGTGGCGGAGACCGAGGCCCGGCTCGCCGCGCTCCCGGAGGACCTGCCGACGATCCTGATCAACCACTGGCCGCTGGTCCGCGAACCCACCAGACCGCTGTGGTACCCGGAGTTCGCCCTGTGGTGCGGGACGGAGGCCACCGCCGACTGGCCCCGGCGGTTCCGCGCCGCCACGGTGGTCTACGGCCACCTGCACATCCCCCGACTGATCGTCTGGGACGGAGTGCCTCATCAGGAGGTGTCGCTCGGCTACCCTCGCGAGTGGCGGCGCCGCTCCGGCTCCCCCGGCCGCCCGGTCCAGATCCTGCCCGTCGCGACCACCGGAGTGCCCGCGTGATCGAGAAGCTGCTGCCCCCGCCGATAGCGACCGCCGAGTCCTTCCACGACGACCCGGTCTCGGATATGTATCCGGAGGAGTTCGTGCTGGTGGCCGAGTCGGTGCCGCACCGCCAGCGGGAGTTCGGCACGGTGCGGAACTGTGCCCGCCGGGCCCTCGGCACGTTCGGCGTCGCCCCCGGCCCGATACTTCCCGGGCCCGGCCGCGCCCCGATCTGGCCGGAGGGCATCGTCGGCGCGATGACCCACTGCACCGGCTACCGCTGCGCCGCGGTGGCCCGGGCGACGGACATCCGCTCGCTGGGCGTGGACGCCGAGCCGCACGCCCGCATAGACGACCCCGGCGTCCTGGAGCTGGTGTCCCTCCCCGAGGAGCGGACCCAGATCGCCCAACTCTCCCGGCACCAACCGGAGATCTGCTGGGACCGCCTGCTCTTCAGCGCCAAGGAGAGCGTCTACAAGGCGTGGTATCCGCTCACCGGCCGCTGGCTGGGCTTCGAGGACGCCCACCTCACGCTCGACCCCACCAACGCCAGCTTCACCGCCCGGCTGCTGGTACCGGGCCCGGTGGTGGACGGCCGGAGCCTCGGCGAGTTCAACGGCCGGTGGCTGATCGGGGCGGGACTGGTGGTGACGGCGGTGACGATACCGGCGTGACGGACGGGGACCGGGCACCCGGCACGGGGGCTCCCGACGGCGCCCCGCCGCCCGGGCCGGTCCTGGCTCGCCCCTCCCGTCCGATCCCGGCGGCCGGGAGACGCCTCCGCGCACCCACCCCCGACATGGGATGATTCGGGGCTGCGACGTGGGGGAATCCGCCGGACGCGCAGACGGGGCGACGCCTCCGCAGACCGCCTTCGGCCGGGCCGCGGTGCGCCGCGCCGCCGGCAGTGACCACCCCATGGAGAACCGCTCCGCATCACCCG is a genomic window containing:
- a CDS encoding purine-cytosine permease family protein; amino-acid sequence: MDPTAPVEGTSEGRGSRMIEVRSIDYVPVRERHGKVWHQGPFWFTGNFVLTTMVTGFLGPALGLSLPASVAAVVLGACFGTFFMAFHANQGPRMGLPQMIQSRAQFGIRGAIVPFAAVVFVYVGFNVFNVVLAAQGLRTVFPGGTTLWYVLIIGVAIVLAVVGHDLLHLVQRWLTYVLIAVFGVLTVGALIQLDPHSAAAGHAAHGSWTSFLVVFSAAAGYQISYAVYVSDYSRYLPRDVSARKVIWWTYAGAAGSAAWLMSLGALLASALPHPDAISGIRQVGNAIIPGFGTFAVVVSSVALVGIMAVNAYGAMLTTTSAIDAFRAVKPTVRIRIAGIVAIGLIVFTVAMLLPENYLESFNTFVLMMLYFLIPWTAVNLVDFYWVRRGHYAVTAIFDPAGIYGRWSWRGIAAYVAGFVAMIPFFSTSFYTGPVTKALGGADLAFVPGLLVGGGLYYLLGRNLDRAAEAAAVAESERELEGVDGAGAATAASPPPA
- a CDS encoding PucR family transcriptional regulator, with the protein product MPLRISDLLARPGLHLALTYDVPPELLSRTIEAATVSDLLVPGKWLQGGELLMTIGLLLPMEPAACRAYVRDVAEGGAACLALGLGHGLPYQEAPEPLVTAAREAGLPLLTVPDEVPFIAVTKAVFDARATEQQEVLHRAFATQRRLTAAAATSDGLQPMLEEWTAATGIGATVLDPLGRQLATAEQEPPTPLEHAHDLVERVAARGLRGSATSTAGGRQLEVQPLGARRLRGLLLLAGRPDDAARSVVPGLISLLSLELERRHLRDEPERRRRSALLSELLADEELAADRARDMLASVGLSAERVRAVVVESAPATGAGGGPAPVGPSEGAAQETAADLALAMPGGLVRVTGGPGPGSAPLIEAVVGEELDIHAVLGRFAPHCPAGIGPATAPEAVRVSLRQATGLLAVSRTSGAPVEARQSEAARLLLGLGDRRTLHGYADTVLGPLDLAEHGEELIATLSAWLETGGAWDATSRRLGVHRHTVRNRLDKAMDLTGRRLEDPDDRFDLWLATRIRRGGAPLPGSR
- a CDS encoding metallophosphoesterase family protein, producing MTYEIRTFAPGAQHATAGPAPASREGRLVAVSDLHVRYEENRDIVERLRPESDDDWLLVAGDVGEYSEDIRWALGLLSERFAKVIWVPGNHELWTPAQDPLQLRGVARYEHLVEMCRELGVITPEDPYPIWEGAGGPVVIAPLFLLYDYSFRMPGASSKEEALAIAEKAGIVCTDEYFLHPDPHPSREAWCRARVAETEARLAALPEDLPTILINHWPLVREPTRPLWYPEFALWCGTEATADWPRRFRAATVVYGHLHIPRLIVWDGVPHQEVSLGYPREWRRRSGSPGRPVQILPVATTGVPA
- a CDS encoding 4'-phosphopantetheinyl transferase family protein gives rise to the protein MIEKLLPPPIATAESFHDDPVSDMYPEEFVLVAESVPHRQREFGTVRNCARRALGTFGVAPGPILPGPGRAPIWPEGIVGAMTHCTGYRCAAVARATDIRSLGVDAEPHARIDDPGVLELVSLPEERTQIAQLSRHQPEICWDRLLFSAKESVYKAWYPLTGRWLGFEDAHLTLDPTNASFTARLLVPGPVVDGRSLGEFNGRWLIGAGLVVTAVTIPA